The Virgibacillus sp. SK37 region TCCAGAAAAGGGGAAGTTGGATAAGTACGGGCAACTGATTGAAGACCGGGAATATAATCAATCGGATTATGACCGTGATTTAATCTTACAAAGAAGAACCAAATTGGTTGCTAAGAAAGTGACCGAGTTCTTAAAGAAAACGGACCGAATGGCGAAAACCATTGTCTTTTGTATCGACACTCCTCATGCCGAACGGATGAGAGAAGCACTTATTAATGAAAACAAAGACATGGTGAAAAAGAACCCGAAATACGTCATGCAAATAACAGGGGATAATAAAGAAGGAAAAGCAGAGTTAGGGAACTTCATTGATGAGGAAGAGCCATTTCCTACGATTGTCACGACCAGTAAACTTCTCACAACAGGGGTAGATTGTAAGACCTGTAAAGTGATTGTTCTCGATAACATCTTCGGAGAACATGGGATGACCGAATTTAAACAAATTATAGGGCGTGGCACTCGATTAAAGCCAGAATACGGAAAAGAGTATTTCACCGTCCTTGATTTTCGGAATGCTTCCAGATTGTTTGCGGATCCAGAGTTCGATGCGGAGCCAATTCAAATTTATGAACCAGGTGAAGGAGACGACATCGTTCCGCCAACACCAGAAGATGAAGGCGACAACCCGGATAATCCTTCTGAGGACGGACATAGTGAGGAACCAAACGGAAACAGAGGTGGCGGATTTACCTTCGGGGGAGAAGATAGACCTGGTGGTAAGACAACAAAAGGAAGAACCCGTTTTTATGTAGATGATGTAGAAGTCCGAATTGTTAATGAACGAGTCATGTATTATGACCAGGATGGGAAACTCATTACGGAAAGCCTAAAGGATTATTCCAGAAAAGGCATCCGAAAAGAATTTGCTAGTTTAGATGACTTTATTAAACATTGGACAGAATCGGATAAGAAGGAAGTTATTTTTGAGGAACTCAGGGAGCGTGGAGTGCTGCTAGAAGCATTACGGGAAGAAGTAGGAAAGGGAGATATAGATGAATTTGACCTCATCTGTCATATCGCTTTTGACCAAAAACCGTTAACCCGTTCCGAACGTGCCAAGAATGTGAAAAAGAAAGATTACCTTTCCAAGTATTCAGGAGTCGCAAGAGAAGTATTGGAAGCTATTCTTGAGAAATATCAAGATGAAGGACGTTTTGACTTCCAAGATGTCAAAGTCTTAGAATTTCAACCATTTGACCAGTATGGAAACCCAATGAAAATTGCGAAAGCCTTTGGGGGAAGAAAGAAATACATTCAAGCAATGAAAGAGCTAGAAAACAATCTATATGCGTAAGAACAGATACCTTCCGTGTTTGGGAGGTTTTTGTTTGCCTTTCTTTTGATTGATTGGGTACAATGATTTTAGTGAAAGGTATTCACCAAAATTGATGAATAAGGAGAATAGAGGTGTTGGAATGGAGGGAGACTTGGATTTTCAAAAGGCAAAGCCATTTTTAGAAGACATATTGGTATTACACGGGATGTCAAAAGGAGTCGCACGACTGCTATACGAAATGATTCCTTATGTTAACCAAGAAAATCAAATCATTATTAATGCCTTTCTGAAAAAGGAATTGGCAGAAAAGACGAGAATGAGTAAGGGAACAATTGATAACACCCTAACAAAATTAACAGAAGCGGGATTGTTTACCCGATTGGACAGAGGGGCTTATCAGATTCATTCGGTGCTGCTGGAAGTACATAATCTATTACAGGAAAAAGCCGTCAAAGTAGTGATGACCTACACTACAAAGGATAGAAACATAGAAAGTGGGGGAACAACATGACGATAGAAACAATGATTAAACGGATTCAGAATATCATGCGGCAAGATGCAGGAGTAGACGGAGATGCCCAACGGATTTCACAGCTCGTTTGGATGTTATTCTTAAAGATCTATGATGCCAAAGAGGAGTTTTGGGAGTTCTATGATGAGAATTACGAATCCATTATTCCGGAAGATTGTCGCTGGAGAAATTGGGCTATTGATGAAAAGGATGGGGAAGCTCTTACAGGAGAAGACCTTCTTAATTTTGTGAACAACACGGTATTCCCGTCGTTAAAAGAGATTCAGGTAGATCAGTTTACATTAAAGAGAAAAGCCATTGTTAAATATGTATTTGAAGATGCAAACAACTATATGAAAAACGGGACATTGCTTAGACAGGTTATTAATGTATTGAATGAAGTGGACTTTACAGAAAACGAAGAGCGACATGCGTTTAATGATATATACGAAACGATTTTGAAGGACTTGCAATCGGCTGGTTCTGCCGGAGAGTTTTATACGCCAAGAGCCATTACTACATTTTTCGCTGATATTCTAAAGCCCCAGATTAATGAAAAAGTGGCAGATTATGCCTCTGGAACAGGTGGGTTCTTGATTTCCGCATTAGATTACATGAAGGATCAAGTAAAGACACCAGCAGATAAAGAAATGCTTCAACAAAACATCTTTGGAATAGAAAAGAAACCATTGCCTTATCTGTTGGCTATTACCAATATGATTTTACATGATATAGATGCACCAAACATCTTACATGATAATTCCTTATCGAAAAACGTTCGAGACTTTAAAGAAGAAGACAAGGCGGATGTTATTTTAATGAATCCCCCTTATGGTTCTACAGAAGAGGATTCGATTCAAATGAATTTCCCTGTAAATCTGCAATCATCCGAAACGGCAGATATGTTTATGTCATTAATTCTCTATCGCTTAAAACAAAACGGACGAGCTGCGGTTGTTCTTCCAAACAGTTTCTTATTTGGGGATGATAGAGGGAAAATCAACATCAAGAGGAAACTCTTAAAAGATTGCAATTTGCACACCATTGTTCGATTACCAGAGGGTGTATTTGCCCCATACACACCGATTGCTACGAACTTATTATTCTTTGATAAAACAGAAGCTACTAAAGAAGTTTGGTACTTTGAGCATCCTCTTCCAGAGGGATACAAGCGTTATTCTAAAACTCGTCCATTAAAAGCAAATGAATTTGAGGTAGAAAAAGCATGGTGGAACAATCGAGTAGAAAATGAAAACGCCTGGAAAGTATCAACTGAAGAAATTGAAAAACGTAACTTCAATCTGGACATTCGAAACCCTAACAAAAAAGACAATTCACACGAAAATCAATCCGTACAAGAATTGATTGGAGGGTTAATCCAGTCTCAAACGAATGTAATGGAGATTCTCCAAAGTCTAGGAAAAGAACTGGAGTAAGGGGGAGAGAAGATGACAGCAATTGCTACGATAAAAGAGAAAATCTTAGATAAAGCTATTCATGGAGGGTTGACCTCACAAAGCCAAACGGATAAACCAGCCATTCTCCTCTTAGAGCGAATAAAAGAGAAGAAACAACAACTTGAGAAAGAAAAGAAAATCAAGAAACAAAAAATACTTCCAACTATAACAGAGGATGAAATTCCTTTCGATATTCCTGATAATTGGGAATGGGTTCGACTAGGAGAACTAGCGGGTAAGTTAGGTGCGGGGAAAACCCCCCTTGGTGGAAGTAAGAATTATACAGATAGCGGAATTCCATTTATTCGCTCTCAAAACGTACACAATGATGGATTAAGTATGACGGGTATCGCCTATATTCCAGAAGAGATTAATGCAACAATGCAAGGTAGCTTAGTAGAGAAAAACGACATCCTCTTAAACATTACTGGAGGTTCTATTGGAAGAAGCTGTTTATTGCCAGACGACTTTCTTACAGCTAATGTTAACCAGCATGTTGCGATTATTCGATTAGTCGATCCTGAGATTCGTTACTTCATCCATACTTGC contains the following coding sequences:
- the hsdR gene encoding EcoAI/FtnUII family type I restriction enzme subunit R; its protein translation is MLDKKELTEQEIRTHFITPAIVQSGWDDVRKMREDYPFTDGQVIVRGNLTSRGKRKRADYLLFYQPNIPIAVVEAKKNTLSVRAGMQQAIDYGEILDVPFVYSSNGDGFVEHDFLTGAEREISLGTFPTSEELWSRYKEAKGLTDKQEELITEPYYFALGDKTPRYYQMVAINKTIEAIAKGQNRLLLVMATGTGKTYTAFQIIHRLWKAKRMKKILFLADRNILVDQTIQNDFQPFGNVMTKIEHRNMDSSYQVYLALYQQLSGVTPEMDIFRQFSPDFFDLIIVDECHRGSAKEESNWRRVLEYFSSATQIGLTATPVERKDVSNTHYFGKPIYTYSLKQGIADGFLAPYKVVRVGIDRDLEGYRPEKGKLDKYGQLIEDREYNQSDYDRDLILQRRTKLVAKKVTEFLKKTDRMAKTIVFCIDTPHAERMREALINENKDMVKKNPKYVMQITGDNKEGKAELGNFIDEEEPFPTIVTTSKLLTTGVDCKTCKVIVLDNIFGEHGMTEFKQIIGRGTRLKPEYGKEYFTVLDFRNASRLFADPEFDAEPIQIYEPGEGDDIVPPTPEDEGDNPDNPSEDGHSEEPNGNRGGGFTFGGEDRPGGKTTKGRTRFYVDDVEVRIVNERVMYYDQDGKLITESLKDYSRKGIRKEFASLDDFIKHWTESDKKEVIFEELRERGVLLEALREEVGKGDIDEFDLICHIAFDQKPLTRSERAKNVKKKDYLSKYSGVAREVLEAILEKYQDEGRFDFQDVKVLEFQPFDQYGNPMKIAKAFGGRKKYIQAMKELENNLYA
- a CDS encoding N-6 DNA methylase; this translates as MTIETMIKRIQNIMRQDAGVDGDAQRISQLVWMLFLKIYDAKEEFWEFYDENYESIIPEDCRWRNWAIDEKDGEALTGEDLLNFVNNTVFPSLKEIQVDQFTLKRKAIVKYVFEDANNYMKNGTLLRQVINVLNEVDFTENEERHAFNDIYETILKDLQSAGSAGEFYTPRAITTFFADILKPQINEKVADYASGTGGFLISALDYMKDQVKTPADKEMLQQNIFGIEKKPLPYLLAITNMILHDIDAPNILHDNSLSKNVRDFKEEDKADVILMNPPYGSTEEDSIQMNFPVNLQSSETADMFMSLILYRLKQNGRAAVVLPNSFLFGDDRGKINIKRKLLKDCNLHTIVRLPEGVFAPYTPIATNLLFFDKTEATKEVWYFEHPLPEGYKRYSKTRPLKANEFEVEKAWWNNRVENENAWKVSTEEIEKRNFNLDIRNPNKKDNSHENQSVQELIGGLIQSQTNVMEILQSLGKELE
- a CDS encoding replication/maintenance protein RepL codes for the protein MEGDLDFQKAKPFLEDILVLHGMSKGVARLLYEMIPYVNQENQIIINAFLKKELAEKTRMSKGTIDNTLTKLTEAGLFTRLDRGAYQIHSVLLEVHNLLQEKAVKVVMTYTTKDRNIESGGTT